The genomic interval CTATCAATTAGTAAGGTCGAAATTTTATGTCAATATTACTAACATTCCTTGCCAGAGCGTCCAAGTTAAGGGCTCATTCGATGGTTGGACCAAAGGGGAGGAGATGTCACCAGAATATAGTGGCAACTGTGCCAGATTTTCTGCTACTCTGAAACTAAGACCCGGGAGGTATATGATTCGATCTTTCCCTTGCagaatataatttttcttaagcATGATGGTAACCTttactctccttgttttggattTAAGGTACGAGATCAAGTTCTTGGTTGATGGAGAGTGGCAACTCTCAACTGAACTCCCCACTGTGGGTGAGGGACTAATGCAAAATAACTTGCTGGTGGTAACCAGTTAGTTTACCTTTGGCTTTCCATGAACGACTGCTCTAGTAAATGCAATTGCAATGTCAGATTTGCGTACCAGCTCTTATGATACATGGTTGAACTGGTTTATAGTTCTAATGCCTCATTGCTCTTGCACAGTTTAATGTTTCCTTGTAGCTTTGTTTATTGCTCTTGCTCATACTTTTCATTGTAGCTTTGATTTTTGTAGTAAATGCTGCTATAGTTAATCCAACTGTTTGtgttgaattaaaatttaaaataaaaatttattttatacctACCATCCTAATCCCTAGATGTGGTCCATGAACTAGCAAAATATAATCATTATCACTCGATGCTTATCTGTTGAAGAAGAAGACAAGTGTAGGAACAAATGTCCTATGGATGTACTCGGCATCTCAAGAAAAAAACAAGGCCTGTGAAGCGAACTCGAAACAATGTCTTTAATTTTGCCTTGTTTCCTATTGAATTTGCATGCTAACATGCAACCCCATCAATCATACGCCCAATATTTTTAAATGgggttttttttttgtagtttatcaatatttaatattttctttttagtctttttttttctccaaaaaaaaaattctcacttTAATCTACCAACAACCTTATTTAtatgttttcctttttttttttttttttttttgttattccaCGTATTCTTATTTTTCATTCACAAGTGGTTTCTCCATTAAATATTACTAAATTTTAGAGAAGAGACTATGTTTAGGCATATTAATTAATAGGCCCAAGTTTGTGAAAGTCAAGATTCTTTTCCCTTGAATTAATATATGGGAAATTGGAAAAAATGATTAtatgattttataaaaaaaaaaagaaaaattcatattttataaGATCTAAATAACACTATTATTAGTCTATAATTCAAAGCAGCATGTTAATGAACAAAATCCAAAAAGACATAAATTTAAATTGTCCTCCAATTTAACTGTATTTATTGTTTTAATTTCTTGTTAATTGGTCcaagaaagaaaactaaaattAGGTCTCAATTCACCCAATGTGGGTCCAGATTCCTACGCTAGGGACCCCACCATTCACAATGAATACCATATAATATCCCGGGGGTGCCAAAATTCCCGACGCCGGAGCCACCGCTTCAAAACGCCGGCGGCCGTCGCCGGATTCCTGCTCCGTCGCCTCCAGGAAGAGAAGCCTCTGGTTCATTGAGAACGAGTGTGTCGCAAACGCTGGCGCCACCATTGTCACTCTCACGCCCCCTTCGACCGCTGTCCCCACCTCGTACTCCATCGTGAATCGCTCGCCGTAGCTCAGCTGCATCGGAGGTGCCGGAACTGTGATCCGCGGCCGCAATGCGGCGTTTTTGAAGCTCAAGTAGGACGGGGAGAAGGCATCCAGGCTGAGATCGGTGGGGAACTGGACGCCGGAGAAGTTGTAGCCCTCGTGTGGGTTGCTCCCACCGATGAGCACGCGGCCGTCGCGGAGGAGCACGGCGGTGGAGTGGTAGAGCCGCGGCCTGGACGCCTCGCTCTGCTCCTCGAATCTCGCCCCGGCTGAAGCCGCTGGACGGTACACTACCGGAGCCATCACCGGGTTCTGACCGAGCTCCCACCCCGCCGTGCCGGATGCCGCCCCATTGACTAAGAGCACCTCGCCGGAGGGAAGCAACACCATGTCGCCCATGACCCTGGGCCCCGGCATCGTCTCCATGTCCCACTGCGCTGCCGGGTCCGTGATCTTGATTCGCCCGCACGTGTCGAGCGCCCGACGATAGGTCCGGTTAGTCTTAGCATCCAAGTACGCGCCCGGCGGAGCGCCGCCGCACACGAGCACCTCCGCCTCCATTGGCGCCGGTGCGAGCGGAAGAAGCACCGACGAACCGGTGCTTGGGTAGTTCCTCGGCTCACCGCCGGGCATTGGCGGATACGTTCGGACCACCCTATTCTTGACGTAGTCGAGCAGGACAGCGCGGTTGTTGGCGAATACAAAAAGGTTACCGTCGATGTTGAGGTGGACAAAGGGGTAGAGATTGTCCTCGACGGCGTCCTTGGTCTCGGCTAGGAAGCGGAAGGAAATGGCGGCGGAGTCAGAGCTGCTCTTCTTGGGGAAAAACTCGTAGTTAAACTGTCTGCGACCGCCGACAATGACGGTTCGGCCGTCGGGGAGAGCTTGGTTCGAAGCATACCATCGCCTGACGGAGAGGGCGTCGGGGGACTCCTCCCAGTCACACGTACCGTCGTCGCAGGGGCGGAAGGTGCGGGCGACGCGCTCGCCATCATTGTAGCCGCCGGTCTGGAGGAGGGCGCCGTCGGGAGCAAGGGAGCCGGAGGAGCACCAGGTATCGGTGAGCACGGTGAGTGGGCGGAAGGTGTTGGCGGCGACGTCGTACTCGACCGAATGGGCGGTGCAGTCGTGCTTGAGGGCCTTCTCTTTGGGGTCGTCGCGGCAGCGGCCGCCGGGAAGGGAGAGATTGGAGCGGCCGAAGTCGGTGCGGTCGAAGACGATGACGCGGTCGTTGCGGAGAAGCTGCATGTGCATGGCCGACACGCCGATGCTCGTTTGCAGCACCTTCCACTGCCAGCTTCCTTCTTCGCCGTCGCCGCCACCGGCAGCCGTCGAAACGAAAACGACAAGGGACAAGAAGAAGGTAGCAACAAGGACTCGTTTTGGCCTCATCATGCTCTGTTTCACCTCTGCTTTCCCCTGTTTCGCTGGCTTTTATAATGCAAGAGATCAAATCGATATGCAAATATGGAATGCACCTGACGATAACAGAGGAATTCAATGGACAGAGTTCGTCTTCCGTTTGGATTTGATTAAGCAAtcattaattagaaattttagagCGATTTATCACAATGGGAAAGAGATTTGCGTGACGACTAGAGATTCCCTTCCATAAATGACAAGACGCATCCCGAAAATCATTATCCAGATTTTCTCAAATGTATTTGAGATTCGATAAATCCAGATTTTCTCAA from Zingiber officinale cultivar Zhangliang chromosome 6B, Zo_v1.1, whole genome shotgun sequence carries:
- the LOC121988805 gene encoding aldehyde oxidase GLOX-like, whose translation is MMRPKRVLVATFFLSLVVFVSTAAGGGDGEEGSWQWKVLQTSIGVSAMHMQLLRNDRVIVFDRTDFGRSNLSLPGGRCRDDPKEKALKHDCTAHSVEYDVAANTFRPLTVLTDTWCSSGSLAPDGALLQTGGYNDGERVARTFRPCDDGTCDWEESPDALSVRRWYASNQALPDGRTVIVGGRRQFNYEFFPKKSSSDSAAISFRFLAETKDAVEDNLYPFVHLNIDGNLFVFANNRAVLLDYVKNRVVRTYPPMPGGEPRNYPSTGSSVLLPLAPAPMEAEVLVCGGAPPGAYLDAKTNRTYRRALDTCGRIKITDPAAQWDMETMPGPRVMGDMVLLPSGEVLLVNGAASGTAGWELGQNPVMAPVVYRPAASAGARFEEQSEASRPRLYHSTAVLLRDGRVLIGGSNPHEGYNFSGVQFPTDLSLDAFSPSYLSFKNAALRPRITVPAPPMQLSYGERFTMEYEVGTAVEGGVRVTMVAPAFATHSFSMNQRLLFLEATEQESGDGRRRFEAVAPASGILAPPGYYMVFIVNGGVPSVGIWTHIG